One segment of Pseudodesulfovibrio sp. 5S69 DNA contains the following:
- a CDS encoding PA2778 family cysteine peptidase translates to MHRIISGGGSLAAACLALLLTTLGAGCSLYGGVMPPSPSGADLTRVPDVPFYAQEEYQCGPAALAMAMTWSGVRVAPGDLTAEVYTPASHGSIQPDMITAARRHGRMAYVIHGGDRLSAEINAGNPVVVLQNLGLSWYPVWHYAVVTGLDHDTGEVLLNSGTTRSKRTPWRVFENTWGPDFWGLLVLPPSRLPATVREKEWLDGAVGLERAGQWAAAEQAYSAAAGRWPRSRDAFIGLGNARYSLGNAEGAAEAFRRATEISPDSGIAFNNLAFVLDELGRRQEALTAAKKAVSLGGPQIETFRQTLSDIEK, encoded by the coding sequence ATGCACCGCATCATATCCGGCGGCGGCTCCCTGGCCGCCGCCTGCCTCGCCCTGCTGCTCACGACCCTGGGGGCGGGGTGCAGCCTGTACGGCGGCGTCATGCCGCCCTCGCCCTCGGGCGCGGACCTGACCCGCGTGCCCGACGTGCCCTTCTACGCCCAGGAGGAGTACCAGTGCGGCCCGGCCGCCCTGGCCATGGCCATGACCTGGAGCGGGGTCCGGGTGGCGCCCGGCGACCTGACCGCCGAGGTCTACACCCCGGCCAGCCACGGCAGCATCCAGCCCGACATGATCACCGCCGCCCGCCGCCACGGGCGCATGGCCTACGTCATCCACGGGGGAGACCGGCTGTCCGCCGAAATCAATGCGGGCAACCCGGTCGTCGTCCTCCAGAACCTCGGCCTGTCCTGGTACCCGGTGTGGCACTACGCCGTGGTCACCGGCCTGGACCACGACACCGGCGAGGTCCTGCTCAACTCCGGCACCACCCGGTCCAAGCGCACCCCCTGGCGGGTCTTCGAGAACACCTGGGGCCCGGACTTCTGGGGGCTCCTGGTCCTGCCGCCCTCGCGCCTGCCCGCCACGGTGCGGGAGAAGGAGTGGCTGGACGGGGCCGTGGGGCTGGAGCGGGCCGGGCAGTGGGCCGCCGCCGAACAGGCATACTCCGCCGCTGCCGGACGCTGGCCGCGGAGCCGCGACGCCTTCATCGGCCTGGGCAACGCCCGCTACTCCCTGGGCAACGCCGAAGGCGCGGCCGAGGCCTTCCGCCGGGCCACCGAGATCAGCCCGGACAGCGGCATCGCCTTCAACAACCTGGCCTTCGTCCTGGACGAGTTGGGTCGCCGCCAGGAGGCCCTGACCGCCGCAAAAAAGGCCGTATCCCTCGGCGGACCGCAGATCGAGACCTTCCGCCAGACCCTGTCCGACATAGAGAAATAG
- a CDS encoding PA2779 family protein — protein sequence MYNKFSRIVCLTVVISLLVLNVATARAGLVSTEAAMAAGRNADNRAMVLAQLERDDVRRVLESKGLSVAEVEQRVNALSDAEINRIADRMNDMPAGGSVIGVLVGAALLVFIILLITDMTGATDVFPFVKKAK from the coding sequence ATGTACAACAAGTTCAGCAGAATCGTCTGTCTGACCGTGGTCATTTCCCTGCTCGTCCTGAACGTCGCCACAGCCCGGGCCGGGCTCGTCTCCACCGAGGCGGCCATGGCGGCCGGCCGCAACGCGGACAACCGGGCCATGGTCTTGGCCCAACTTGAGCGCGACGACGTGCGCCGGGTCCTCGAAAGCAAGGGACTGTCCGTGGCCGAAGTGGAACAGCGCGTCAACGCCCTGTCCGACGCCGAGATCAACCGCATCGCCGACCGCATGAACGACATGCCCGCGGGCGGCAGCGTCATCGGCGTGCTGGTCGGTGCTGCGCTTCTGGTCTTCATCATCCTGCTCATCACCGACATGACCGGGGCCACCGACGTCTTCCCGTTCGTGAAAAAGGCAAAATAG
- the rlmN gene encoding 23S rRNA (adenine(2503)-C(2))-methyltransferase RlmN has protein sequence MHNLIELNKNDLEAFVAEDLKEPRYRAEQIWQWLWQKRVRDVEAMTNLSKPLREKLASMADINWPEIARVAESRDGTIKLLLRLADGKLIETVLIPMQDRYSQCLSTQVGCAMACTFCNTGKLGFERNLTYGEIMGQILVGRQYLADRGMNELKNLVFMGMGEPLLNLDTLIRVLTDLPCERGLSLSWRRSMVSTVGFPDKLKILGDLEIALPAISLHAPTQELRAKIMPKAAKVHLDDLMAALAAYPMRPRERITFEYLLLKDVNDSMEHADQLARLIDRRKGKINLIAYNATEGMPYGAPDRDRVEAFEKRLWDHGLTAFIRRSMGADIKAACGQLKAESLEKG, from the coding sequence ATGCACAATCTCATCGAGCTGAACAAGAATGACCTCGAGGCCTTCGTGGCCGAGGATTTGAAGGAACCCCGCTACCGGGCCGAGCAGATCTGGCAGTGGCTGTGGCAGAAGCGCGTGCGCGACGTGGAGGCCATGACCAACCTGTCCAAGCCCCTGCGCGAGAAGTTGGCCTCCATGGCGGACATCAATTGGCCGGAGATCGCCCGCGTGGCCGAGAGCCGGGACGGGACCATCAAGCTGCTGCTCCGCCTGGCCGACGGCAAGCTCATCGAGACCGTGCTCATCCCCATGCAGGACCGCTACTCCCAGTGCCTGTCCACCCAGGTGGGCTGCGCCATGGCCTGCACCTTCTGCAACACCGGCAAGCTCGGGTTCGAGCGCAACCTGACCTACGGGGAGATCATGGGGCAGATCCTGGTGGGCCGCCAATACCTGGCCGACCGGGGGATGAACGAGCTCAAGAACCTCGTGTTCATGGGCATGGGCGAGCCGCTGCTCAACCTGGACACGCTCATCAGGGTCCTGACCGACCTGCCGTGCGAACGCGGCCTGTCCCTGTCCTGGCGGCGGTCCATGGTCTCCACCGTGGGCTTCCCGGACAAGCTCAAGATCCTCGGCGACCTGGAGATCGCTCTGCCCGCCATCTCCCTGCACGCGCCCACCCAGGAGCTGCGCGCCAAGATCATGCCCAAGGCCGCCAAGGTCCACCTGGACGACCTCATGGCCGCCCTGGCCGCCTATCCCATGCGCCCGCGCGAGCGCATCACCTTCGAGTACCTGCTGCTCAAGGACGTCAACGACTCCATGGAGCATGCGGACCAACTGGCCCGACTCATCGACCGCAGGAAGGGCAAGATCAACCTCATCGCCTACAACGCCACCGAGGGCATGCCCTATGGCGCACCCGACCGGGACCGGGTCGAGGCCTTCGAGAAGCGCCTGTGGGACCATGGCCTGACCGCCTTCATCCGCCGCTCCATGGGCGCGGACATCAAGGCGGCCTGCGGCCAGCTCAAGGCCGAAAGCCTCGAGAAAGGGTAG
- a CDS encoding deoxyribonuclease IV encodes MYLGAHMSIAGGLHMAFERIMRVDGTALQIFTRNQRQWRVPELTEYDAELFAAAWSQWGDYPVAAHDSYLINLASDKPDLLKRSILAFAEELRRIETLAVPYLVTHPGSHLGAGVETGIKRYTANLDRAIEQSGTKQGMVLLETTAGQGTNLGSTFEELAAIIGASAHPDRLGVCYDTCHTFAAGYDIRTPETYAATFEVFDRIIGLDRLKFFHLNDTKNEFGSHKDRHEHIGQGEIGVEGFRNLMRDPRFKDIPKTLETPKQEDLQDDVRNLTLLRELAK; translated from the coding sequence ATGTACCTGGGCGCGCACATGTCCATCGCCGGGGGCCTGCACATGGCCTTCGAGCGGATCATGCGGGTGGACGGCACGGCCCTGCAGATCTTCACTCGCAACCAGCGGCAGTGGAGGGTCCCGGAGCTGACCGAGTACGACGCGGAACTGTTCGCGGCGGCCTGGTCGCAGTGGGGCGACTATCCGGTGGCGGCCCACGACTCCTACCTGATCAACCTCGCTTCGGACAAACCCGACCTGCTCAAGCGCTCCATCCTGGCCTTTGCCGAGGAACTCCGGCGCATCGAGACCCTGGCCGTCCCGTATCTGGTCACCCACCCCGGTTCGCATCTGGGCGCCGGAGTCGAGACGGGCATTAAGCGCTATACGGCCAACCTGGACCGGGCCATCGAACAATCCGGAACCAAGCAGGGCATGGTCCTGCTCGAAACCACCGCCGGGCAGGGGACCAACCTGGGCTCCACCTTCGAGGAACTGGCGGCCATCATCGGGGCCTCGGCCCACCCTGACCGGCTCGGCGTGTGCTACGACACCTGCCACACCTTCGCCGCCGGGTACGACATCCGCACCCCGGAGACCTACGCCGCCACCTTCGAGGTCTTCGACCGGATCATCGGTCTCGACCGCCTGAAGTTCTTCCACCTGAACGACACCAAGAACGAGTTCGGCTCGCACAAGGACCGGCACGAGCACATCGGCCAGGGCGAGATCGGCGTGGAGGGGTTCCGCAACCTCATGCGCGACCCGCGCTTCAAGGACATCCCCAAGACCCTGGAGACCCCCAAGCAGGAGGACCTCCAGGACGACGTCCGCAACCTGACGCTCTTGCGCGAACTCGCAAAATAG
- a CDS encoding HAD family hydrolase: MKLDAIIFDFDGTLADVPLDFDFMKTKIAALGEVFMDERPVPDGTPALEWLDKLSARVMERDRAEGMEFLSRGRLVIAAMELDAARDGCLYEFTRPVLDDLKARGVAAGVISRNISAAIRKAFPDIEDHLQVFLPRESSDRLKPDPAHLLRALECVGVPPGRALMVGDHPMDVETGKRAGTLAAGVTTGRIGAEGFASLDPDFVATDVAALMSELKRRGLI, encoded by the coding sequence TTGAAACTCGACGCCATCATCTTCGACTTTGACGGCACCCTGGCCGACGTGCCCCTGGACTTCGACTTCATGAAGACCAAGATCGCGGCGCTCGGCGAGGTCTTCATGGACGAGCGCCCGGTGCCGGACGGCACGCCCGCCCTGGAATGGCTGGACAAGCTGTCCGCCCGGGTCATGGAGCGCGACCGGGCCGAGGGCATGGAGTTCCTTTCCCGCGGACGGCTGGTCATCGCGGCCATGGAACTGGACGCGGCCCGCGACGGCTGCCTGTACGAGTTCACCCGGCCCGTGCTCGACGATCTCAAGGCGCGCGGCGTGGCAGCAGGCGTGATTTCCCGGAACATCTCGGCGGCCATCAGGAAAGCCTTCCCCGACATCGAGGACCATCTGCAGGTCTTCCTGCCCCGAGAGAGCTCGGACCGCCTCAAACCCGACCCCGCGCACCTGCTCCGGGCGCTCGAATGCGTCGGCGTCCCGCCCGGACGGGCCCTCATGGTCGGCGACCACCCCATGGACGTGGAGACCGGCAAACGCGCCGGAACCCTGGCCGCGGGCGTGACCACCGGCCGCATCGGGGCCGAGGGCTTCGCGAGCCTCGACCCGGACTTCGTCGCCACCGACGTGGCCGCGCTTATGAGCGAACTCAAGCGGCGCGGGCTGATCTGA
- a CDS encoding tyrosine-type recombinase/integrase: MTVYFKAGKGYRYDFMVKGKRYTKAWFKGKQAAKTAEVKRREAVEKELELELEATGDMALLDLLNLRLDYLQDRAYSESHYKKTKLAAQRLLDYFGKVPCSAITRLKADEFLMAMVKERTPVAGNNDLKVLRAAFSWGMKRGQRFIQDNPFAGLETCPSNKSKERKKTPRSDELDRMIEAAQPKHRPYLWVLRETLARSIEVHRLTWNRVNFEERYVELETRKNKNREPVLRRVPMTDKLYEVLSSLYADRDPGKEWVFWTRSYNAETGRMEEGPYKRGRYSMLQKLCRDAGVDYDTFHRSRASGTTLSTRTGGARRSIWKNSATWNATLWTSTNGKAARMMTKSPDNFTHAVYTQRQDGLWVLTCKPLKTKGKTE, from the coding sequence ATGACCGTCTATTTCAAGGCCGGAAAAGGGTACCGGTACGACTTCATGGTAAAGGGCAAGCGCTACACCAAGGCGTGGTTCAAGGGGAAACAGGCCGCAAAAACGGCCGAAGTCAAAAGAAGGGAGGCCGTCGAAAAGGAACTGGAACTGGAACTGGAAGCGACGGGCGACATGGCCTTGCTTGATTTGCTCAACCTGCGGCTGGATTATTTGCAGGACCGTGCGTATTCGGAGTCGCACTACAAGAAGACCAAGCTCGCGGCCCAGCGGCTGCTTGACTACTTCGGCAAGGTGCCGTGTTCCGCCATCACCCGCCTGAAGGCCGACGAGTTCCTGATGGCCATGGTGAAGGAACGGACCCCAGTCGCCGGCAACAACGACCTCAAGGTGCTCCGGGCGGCATTCTCCTGGGGCATGAAGCGGGGGCAACGGTTTATCCAGGACAATCCCTTTGCGGGGCTGGAGACGTGCCCCAGCAACAAGTCCAAGGAACGGAAGAAGACGCCCAGAAGCGACGAACTGGACCGGATGATCGAAGCGGCCCAGCCCAAGCACCGCCCCTACCTGTGGGTGCTGCGGGAAACCTTGGCGCGAAGCATCGAGGTTCATCGGCTCACCTGGAATCGGGTCAACTTCGAGGAACGGTACGTCGAACTGGAAACGCGCAAGAACAAGAACCGGGAACCGGTACTGCGCCGGGTGCCGATGACGGACAAGCTGTACGAAGTCCTCTCAAGCCTGTACGCCGACCGTGATCCCGGCAAGGAATGGGTGTTCTGGACTCGGAGCTACAACGCCGAGACCGGCAGGATGGAAGAAGGCCCCTACAAGCGCGGCCGATACTCCATGCTCCAGAAACTCTGCCGGGATGCGGGGGTGGATTACGACACCTTCCACCGCTCCCGAGCGTCGGGCACAACCTTGTCCACGCGGACCGGCGGAGCACGGAGATCTATCTGGAAAAACTCCGCGACGTGGAACGCGACGCTATGGACGTCTACGAACGGGAAAGCCGCAAGGATGATGACAAAGTCGCCTGACAATTTCACACATGCGGTTTACACACAACGACAAGACGGCTTGTGGGTACTCACCTGCAAGCCGTTGAAAACCAAAGGAAAGACCGAGTAG